In the Panthera uncia isolate 11264 chromosome B1, Puncia_PCG_1.0, whole genome shotgun sequence genome, GGGTCCCCTCCACTGTGTCCCTCCGTGGCCCTTAGCAACACCTGCCTGTCTCCCCGAGCAGACGACTAAGACCGCTGCTTCTCTGCTGCATCTGGGgcccagcacggtgcctggcccataataggtgctcaacaaacaCCAGCTGAGTGGACAAGAGTGGCCTAGCCCTGCCGGCAATCCAGAACCTTCCACAGTCCCATGAACCTTCGGCCTCTGCCCCTGTGAATCCCCTACTGCCGGGAAGCCCTCTTCCCAGTTGGGCACTGGCCCCACGCACCCTGCACCCCAAACTGAACGGAGCTCACCCTCCCGGCCCCTCTGTGCACAACCGCACCCCTGCCCGCAGCCCCGAGGTGCCTGCCCCCCCCCAGTCAGCGGTGAGCCCCGGGACCCTCGGCCCATGGCCCAGGGAAGTACACAGCAAGCGCTCAAAAGTGAAAACACTCATTGGCCTCACGAGCCTCTCAATCTATTCCAAGCCATGTCAAGCTTGGAACGCGACTGGAAATGGAGCGTCTGTGATAAGTGGGTTTTTTAAGGAGGCACGCCATTAGCCACTGAAGAAAATTCTTCTGTGTGCCAACGCGGTGGACGCGGCATTTGCACCTTTATTGAGCGCTTACTGTGTACCAACACGGTGGTGGCCGTGGTGAGGGGCACACGCCTCCGGCCCCTTGGTGGGGCTCGGATTGTTGTGGAAGATGCAGGGCAGTGGGGGTCCAGGGGTGGGGGTCCAGGGGTGGTAGTCCAGGGCTGGGAATACAGGGATGGGGGTCTAGAGCTGGGGGGTccagggctggggggcgggggtgggggtccagGGGTGGGGGTCCATGGCTGGGGGCCCAGGTCTGGGGGTCCAGAGCTGGGAATACAGGGCTGGGGCTCCAGAGCTGGGGGTCCAGGGCTAAGGGCCCAAGGCTGGGTgtccaggggtgggaggggatgaAGCACAGGGCGCCCCAGCACCTGGAGGTACACGTCCACCAGCTCGTTCTGCTGGAGGATGTAATAGATCTTCCCCGCCTGCAGCCAAGCGTGcgcctccttctccttcttctgcaGGTCGATGAAGATGCCCAGACTGCGCTTGGTGTAGTCCAGCGCGGACCTGTAGGCCCTGGGATTAGAGCGGGGGTCAGAGCTCGCGCTCCCGGGCCCGCTGTCCCCGGGGGAGCAGACCGGGCTCTTCCTGGTGCCCGTCTGCCGGCTTTGGCTCGCCCGGCGAAAGTAAGGGAGGCTCTTTGGAAGGAAACGGGGACGGGGAGCGGGccatcctgcccctgccccactccccgGACACAGGCGCGCGACCTCTCTGGGTGCAGCGGGGAACGTGTGTGTGGGCAGAAATTGAGAGACAgcctaggccagtggttctcaaactccaGTGCGGCCGCGGGAACCTATTCCCAGGGTTTCTGCcgcagcaggtctggggtggggcccgagaATGTGCTTTTGCAGCGAGCTCCCGGGCGATATTCTCCCCCACTTTGAGAAGCAGTGATCAAGGTCACTGCCCGTTGGTCCTACTGTGAAACGGAGGcccaggtgggaggggcaggggccccCCAAGTCCTGTGGAAAcctggctccttccctgcctctcactGAGTCCCCAGCCGGGAGGGGTGTTACCAGTGACGTTCCCGGGACCGTCCATCTGATCGGGATGGTCAGTGTGGGCGtcacaggggacagaggaccttGAAACCCTGCCCCGGAGAAGCAGGTGGGACAGCCAGCTATTTCCCCGTGGATGAGAATCCTTCAGGTACACGTGGCCACTGTCCTCACATCTGAGGGGACAGCTGGGAACAGActgcctggcccagagctggGCTGGCTGGTGGACACTCAGGGCAGGCAGTGGTCAGCTTACAAAAGCCACTGTGTCATGAAGAATGGCCCAGGAACGCACGGTCTGCCTCCACTGTGGTTGTACGTGGAGACGAGGGGACACCCTTCAGGGGAACCCTGTGCCACGAGCGCTGGTGGGGACACCCCCAGGCCGGCCAGCTCGGAGCTAATCTGACACTAAGGAATGAAGTGGTCCCTGAGGAGGGGCCACCCCAGGACCAGGGCCGGGgtcctccccgccccgcccgcggAACCGGCCCTCACCGCTCGGTGCCCAGGGACAGGTAGAGCCGGCTGATGGTCTCCAGGAGCTGCCCCTCCAGCACCTTGTCCGCCACCCTGCGGGCCAGCGACAGCTGGAACTCGTGGTAGACGACGCACTGGGCCTCGCTGGGCATGACCGTGCTGTAGAAGTGACAGAGCCTCTGGACGGCAAGCAGCTGGCCTGGGCGGGGAGAACGGGAGGAAGGCATCGCCGTCACGCACGGCGGTGACATCTGCAGGGTTTGAAGGCCCCTGCCGTGTGCCTGCCTCCTCCATGACTCTGGTGGGGTCAGTGCAGCAGGGAAACCGAGTCCAGACCAGCTACGCGATCCGCCCCAGGCCGGTGGGACACGTCACAGTCACGCGCTGACCGCGTCTACACGTCCCGGGCCCGGGGGTCCCGGCCAGCCTCTCCCACCGCACCGGGCTGCCTGCTTCTGCTTCACAAAACCCCTCCTGGGGTGACGGACAGGCGCTGCCTTCACCCCACGCCGACGAGGCAGGGAGCACCGGGCTGACCATGCCGCAGGCGGGCACACTGAGTCTGGGGCACACAGCGCGCAGTGGGGCTGCGATTCAAACCCAGCTCCCGGCGTTCCGGAGCCAGCGCTCCCTCGCGAAGCCAGGCTCCGGCAGAGAACGGCCGGGCGCGCTCCCCACCAAGCGGACCACCGACAAGGACACAGAAGATCAGAACAACACGGTGACCGGGGAGACCGCACATATCGCGTTCTCAGTCGCCGAATCAGCGGGCGACGCTCCGTAAATGCGAGAGCCTGACGTCTTACAGAGCGTGATCTCCGGCGACAGCGGGATGAAACCAGGAATCGGTAACGGACGGGAGTGCGGGAAATCCACGAATACGTGGACGTGACAAACGCACTGCCAGACGGCCGGGGGTCGCGGGAGACATCGCGACGGGAACCGGAAGGTACTCTGAGATGAGTGGAAGTAAACGCACGGCAGACCCTGACCCCGCGGGACGTGGGACGCGGGACAGCCGCGTCTAGAGGGACTTTCTAGCCGTAAATGCCTaccttagaaaagaagaaagttttcagACGCAAAGTTTCAGCTTCCGCCTCGAGGAACGAGAAAGACAGGAGGTACCTACATCCAAAGcgagcaaaaggaaggaaaaataaagattcaagAGTAAAGATAGAATAGTGACGTCGAGAATcgaaaaaacaagagagagaaacgAAAGAAACTGAATGACGGATCTTTGAGAAGGTTCACAAAATGGGCTCATCTGCAGCCAGACTAAGAAGAAAAGGCATAAATGATCGGGATTAGCCGTGAAAGACGGGGTGTTAGCACCGGCCTTTCAGAAGGGCTTACGCCAACAAAGGGCAACCCAGATACAACGGATGAACCCGGGGAGACCCAGGCTGCCAAAGCCAACTCAAAAAGGAGCAGAGTGGCCCTCAGGCTCCTCGAGGTTCAGCATGGGGCAGAGGGGACAACAGGGCTGTGAGCACAGACAGGACCCACCCGAGGCCACCGGGCACATCTGGGGACCCAGCTCTTGCTTCTTTCTGGAGATCCGCAGGGTCCCCTTCCAGGCTCCGTGAGCGTCCGAGTGTTCTACAACCCTCAACGGCTCCCCAGGGCTCTCGGGAAAAATGCCAAACCGCAGCCTGGGGTCCCGGATCCCTGCCTAGTGCCCCCAGCCAAGGTGCTCGCCACGCACCACCCGAGGCACCCACCCCAAACTCTGCATCTCCCTGCATGGCCCAGCtttccccagggcctttgcaggGGCTTCACCGTCTGCCTGCCCTCCATCCTATGCTTGGCTAAACCCTCCTCCACACAGAGGTCCCACTCGTCGGGACCGGGAGCCCCCGTCGTCACGATGACACCCCCTTTTGCAGCTCCCTTACCCGGGCATCTGTTTCCCACCCTTGGCGACCGGCCCCCGTGAGGACCGCACGGGTGCCGTCTGTGGCTGGAGCCTGCCCAGAGCCTGGCGGGCGGGCTCCCACGACAGCCGCCCCGCAGCCGGCCTCGAAGGCACCCGCAAACACCTGCGGGTTCCCGCCATTCGACACTCTCGACGGCGGGAGAGTCGAGCGCCCCGGGTGCGCTCTGGACGGACGCGGGGAGAAGACGCGTTTCCTTTCCGCGAAGCCAGCGTGCCCGCCACTCACCTTCCAGGTGGTCCATCTCCGCGGCGACCAGAAAGGCCCACTCGTAGTAGCACTTGGCCTGCCGGGCGCGGGCCCTGCGGGCGCACAGGCAGCCCAGCCGCAGGAGCACGCAGGTGAAGTCCTGGCCGCCCTCCCCGCCGGGCAGCCGCGAGAAGAGCTTCACGGCCTCCCGGCAGTAGTGCTGGGCCAGGCCGCCGGCGCCGGCCCGCAGGCACAGGGCCCCCAGGTTGGCCAGCGCCACCGCCTGGTTCCTccgccggccccggccccgcgccACCTGCAGGGCGCGGTAGTAGCCCTCGGCCGCCTGCCGGGTCCTGCCCGTCCTCGTCAGCGCCACGGCCGCCACGTTGGCCATCACGCCCTCCCGCTCGGCGCCGGCCACCGCCCCCTCCCGCACGCACTCGAGGACGCCCAGGGCCGCGGGGCTCCGGCCGCCGAGCACGTGCAGCCAGGCGAGCGCCAGCAGGTAGTCCAGCGCCAGGCGGCTCCCGGCCCCGGCGGCCGCCTCCGCGGCCTGCGCCATCAGGGCGACGGCCCTGCCGTGCTGGCCGTGGCCGCTGTGCAGCCGGGCCAGGCTGGCGCACAGGGGCCCGCGCAGCGCCCGGCCCGCGCCCGGGCCCAGGGAGGCCAGCGCCCGCCGGAGGTGGGGCGCGGCCTGGGAGGGCGGGCGGGGCAGGCGGGGGGCGTTGCGCAGGACCAGGTCCACGCTCCGGAGCGAGGCGCGCAGCGAGGCCCGGGCCCGCAGCGAGGCCGCCCTGACGCAGCCCAGCGCCAGGCGCGGCAGGCACCGCCGGCTGTAGGTGTCGGCCAGGAGCAGGTAGCAGTCGGCGGGCCAGGCGGCCTCCGGGGAGCCCCAGGCCTCGTGCAGGAGCAGCAGCCGCTCCAGGAAGGGCAGGGCCTCCTCCGGCTGCCGCAGGCGGGCGTGGTGCCTGGCCAGCAGGAAGCAGGCCCGGGCCTCGGCCTGCGGGCTCCGGCCGGCCACGGCCCGCCGCAGGGCGTGCGCCAGCAGCTCCGACCCGGCCTCGGTGCCGCAGCCGTGGCCGGGCGTCCCCAGCAGCAGGGCCGCGGCCTTGGGCGTCACCTGCGCGCAcctgtctctgttcctctgctTCAGGTGGACGGTGGCCAGGCTGCAGTACACGGCCGCCACCAGGAAGAGGTCGCCGAAGCGGCCCCCCAGGGCGCCCAGCGCCTCCTCGAAGTACACCCGGGCCTGGGACAGCTTGAGCCGGCGCACGCACAGCCGCCCCAGGAGGAAGCAGACTCTGGCGAGGGCCATGGGGAGGCCGGCCTTCTTGGCCGCCCCCCGCGCCCGCGCCAGGAGCCCGGCCAGCTCCTCCTCGTCGGTGCGGCCGCCGCACAGGGCGCTCAGCCCCGGCAGGGAGAGGTCGTACAGGCCGCAGAAGCAGGCCTTGTAGCCGGGCGCGTCCAGGAACAGCAGCAGCGAGCCCAGGGCCTCCGGGTCGGTCCAGTCGGCCCCCGCGTCCAGGCAGAAGAGGGGCTCCTCAGGGTCCGGTGGGCTCGCGCCGCCGGAGGCCGCGCAGAGACCCCAGGACTCTGGCTCCTCGGGGCGGTCCTGGCGGGATTTCAATTCTTCCAGAACGTTCTTCACCTTCTGCAGGGTCTCGCGTGGCTCTGGGTCCAGGTGAGGTGATTCTGCAAATCACCAAAACCCCCCGGGTGGATTAGAGGCCGATCTGGGCCTAGGCTGGGGTAAGGGACAGACATCCCTCCGAGCCTCGGCACCCCTGTCAGGTGCTGCCCGAGCCTCCCCTGCCTGAAGCCCAAGATTTACGCGCAACGCCGAGCCCAGCGCCTCGCACCCGGTGCGGACTCGGTCGTGGTTATGAGAATAGGGATCGATCTGGCCGAGCTTTTTGCCGAGTAACCCCTTCCGATGCTTCCTGTTTGAGAGCACCGCTCAGCGACCAGGGTCCTTTCCCCTCCAGGAAAAGCCACGTAACAGATGGACATGTCCACATTCCTGGCTGCCCCCGCCTCCGTGGGATTTCCTCAGCACTTGGGGGTCTCCTGTCGGGTGCAGGACTCCCGTGAAATCATCATGGGCCAACCAGAGCTATGGGGCAGCACGTGCTCGGAAGCCACCCCCAGAACTGATGAAACCCGCCTCGATGGAGGACAATGTTTGGGTCCCTGGTCCAGCTCTCGCCCGGGACCACGTCAGCTAGGACCCCCGGGTCTCCACCTTCACCCTGGCTGCTTCGAGAATGTGAGGCCCACAGTTACTAAAGGGTTAAGAAGGAAAGGGACGAGGCGCTGGAGAACCTGGAGGCACCCGTACCCAAAAGTGCCCGTGTGCGGGGCTGTTGGCTTCAGATGGGGTCAGTACCCGAAGACACAGCCAACGAGCAAACAGCTACGCTTCCTGCTGGAAAAACACGAGCTTAAAGGGGAATTTGTTTGCAAGGAAAGAACCAGAATCTAAAGACTCTTCTGTTTCGAGTTCACATAAAAAATACGTTCAAAACTAACGCTCTCTTTATTCGTCCGTAAAGTCGAGGAATAAAGAAGAATTCAGTGTGGTTCAGCAGCAGACGTCTGACCTGACTAATCCGACGTGTAGGTGCGAATGCGCCCCCCAACctcgccgcccccaccccctcccatcccGGCGAGTCCTGCCCTCCTCACCCAGCAGAGGCCCGGGCTGGAGGGAGGGCCCGGAATGGCCCCGGATGTCCTGAGCCTCCCCATCGAGTACCCCAAGTGGCCCCTCCCTGTTTCTACTTAGGTGGACCCCAAAGGGTCCTCGGGCATTCAAGTCCCCAGATTCTCCCCGATGCAGACCTTCTGTGGGGCGGTCAAGATGGAGgtgtggagggagaaggagggggtctCCCTTACCAGCTCCCAGGGGAAGAAGCAAATCTTTGAGGGGCTTCTCCAGCGTGAGACTCCAAACCCAGCCCCCCGCACCCCCTTCACCCTCCAGACCCAGCATTTCACTTTCTCAAAGCCGAGAGTTTCAGATGTTCTAGGTTTCAAGAAAAGAACCCATGGCCAAGTACAGGCCCGGGCAGTGGAGGGGACCCCCACCTTAGCTGGGGACAGAGCGGGGACAGCCACggccggggcagtggaggggacCACCCCCCCCTTAGCTGGAGGGCTGGTGCATTTGCAGGGACCACTACAACAGCAGGGGGGAGTTTTGCCCTcacctcatcccctccccctgcaggACGGACCCCCTCCCGCCTTCCCCGACGGAGGTGTGAGGTCGTCGCCCAGAGCCCCATCCGCACCCAGCTCTGTGGCTTCTGCACCCCCGGGCCCAGCCCCTTGCCCGGAGGGACGCTGCCGTGTGGGGAGAACCCACCTTGTTCTTCCAGCGGCTCAAAGTCGGCCTCTTCTAATCTGTCTGAGAAGGGAGAGAACAGAGGCATCACCCTCCGGCCAGCACCTCCAGGTCGGGGCCGTGTCGGGACGGGTGGGGACACCAGGACAAAAACACTCCAGTGACCTGaggggctgcagggctggggggAATCCCCTGGTCAAGAGGCCAAGCccttccctaagcctcagtttccacctccTGAAAATGGGCTGACGATAATTTGCTGGGAAAAGACGTGTGAAGTGTGATGTCAACTCTGACAAATGCACAGGGTCCGGGAAGCTAAGGGGCGCCCGGCGGAAGGGGGCCCCCAGAATGTCCCCCCCGAGTGGGGGGCTGACATGGGTGCTATGGTCAAATTTAAGTTTGCCTGTTTAGGAAGAGAAACCAATTTGTGGGACCTGGAAAGTTTAACTGTGTTACTGGTGGAAAAGTTCCCGATGCGCAAGTCATGTCTGCTCCAGGGCcgtgaggagtgtgtgtgtgcgtgcacatacGTGTAACTGTGCTCGTGTGTGTGCATGGATGTGTAGGTGTATGTGCATGTGGATGTGTGTGCTGCCTTATTTGAGTGCGCGCATGTGtaagtgtgtgcacgtgtgtaagtgtgtgtgcacgtgtgtgagtgtgcacgcgTGCaagtgtgcgcgcgtgcgtgtgtgcgcgcgtctaagtgtgtgcgtgtgtgtgcatgtgtaagtgtgcgcgtgtgtgagtgcgcgcgtgcgtgtgtgcgcgcacgtgtaAGTGTGCGCGTGTGTGAGTGCGCGCGCGTgagtgtgtgcgcatgtgtgagtgtgtgtgcgcgtgtaagTGTGCGCGTGTGAGTGCgcacgcatgtgtgtgcgtgtgtgtgcgcgcatgtgtgtgtgcgcgtgtgcttCATATGAGTGTGCTGCGTGTGTTGTAAGCGTGCACGCACATGCCGCACGTATGTGTAAGCATGGGTGCACATGCGTGTgctgcacatgtgtgtgagtgcgtgtgcacacgtgtatactgtgcgtgtgtgtaagcgtgtgtgcgcacgtgcattCACCTCCATGCACAGGATGAAGGAACCGGCTAGAttgcaccccccgccccaggcagtCCCCCAGCGGGTCTGTTCCTCTGTCGCCTCTGTTGCCGATGACACggctcccgcccccgccccccctgcaCGGCAGCCGACAGAGGGTCCTTCCTGAGCGCAGGgcagtgtggggagagggagcagcACCGTCTTTAGGCGCTGGTGGCCCTGGGGTCCGGCCCCGGTCCCTGGCGGTCAGGCAACCAGGCCAGCCCACAGCCACGTGAGCCCGGGCTCCTGGTCCTGTCACGGAGGGCGGTCACTGTCACCCAGACTGGCGGAGCAGCAGCTCGTGGGCAGTGGGCCGGGCCCCCGTGCACGGCGGGCACGCCTCGCGGCCACTGCGGGCATCTCCCTGCCGCTCGCCccgtccccctctctgcctctggcctgCTGCCGTCCCTACGGGCCCCTCAGGCAGCAGCAGCACCTGTGTGGTCACCTTTAGGTGCCCCGGGGCGGGCCTTCTTGAAGGGACACGGGGAGGGGCGTCCCGAGCGGGGCACGGAAGCCAGAACAGTCCGCGCTCCGCCGAGGGGACAGGAGCCCGAGCAGCCCCGGTGCCAGCCGGCCGGGGCTCGGGTTCTCCCGGTTCGGCTGCAGACCCTCTTGTCCTTCTGGGAACCTGCCCACAGAAACCGTCCTAAGCACCCAGGGTCTGATGCAGGTCCTGCGACGTCCCCGcggccagggggaggggagggaggagccgtgccccccgcccccgcggcgCCCTCACACCTACCCAAGTTGTACACGGTGCACGTGTCCGCGCCAGACATCCTCCTCAGCAACTGCCTGGCGTCCTCGTCCGAGAAGCGCCCTTCGTTGCTGAAGAACGACCTCTCTTCCTCATCGAGAAAAATCACGTTTTCCAGCCTGGAGGAAAGAAGgtgctttatttacaatagcacgTTTCCTGCCCAAGACCCCCATCTACTCTCTCGTGTGACAGACACCCCCGTCACACCTGCTCTGTGCCCGGCGGCCAGGTCACCGGGACAGAAACAAAATAGATCCGGCCCACAAGGCCCGCCTGGTCCAGCTGCAGGCAGAATGTACGTATCAcacgtacgtgtgtgtgcacgtgggtgtGCACAAGTATGTGTTACaaatgtgtgcgtgtgcacgtgtggaTGTACAGGTCAACCCCTTCGCATCACGAGCTCCCGGGCTCCCCACGACGCCCAGCACAGAAATGGGGCGCTCCTGTCCCCGCCAAGTCCGGGAGATGAAAAacgggaaggggagaagggagagaaggaacaggCACGTTTCGCTCGTGGGACTAAATCACCAGCGTTACGTGAAACTCTGAAATGCGCCTGGAAACTGGAAGGAGCTGTTTTGAGACGTTAAAGAAAATCTCAGAGTAGCTTCTGGTACATTCAACAGAACAGGCCCGTGTGCCTCAAAGACGTCAGTGTCCTAAAGGACCACGAGGCGAGGGAGGAGAGGCTGGTGGCACGAGGCCTGGAACTTTCTCTGGTTCTCCGGGACACGACTGGGACGCTGGCAAACCCCGAGTGTGGCCTGCAGGGCGCTGCTCCGTCACCGTCCCGATCCCGAAGGGCGCGCGGCGGTGCCCAGGCGGGCGTCCTGGCTTTAGGAGACACGCGCCGCGCCACTCGCCGGGAAAGGGGTATCCTGCTTACAACCACCCCCGACGGCGTCAGTACGAGAAGGAAAAGCGGGAGACGAATGTGACAACGTGCCAACACTTGGGTGACCGGGGGGAAGGGATTACGGGAATTTGACGCTCGTCTTGCAACCTCCCTAAGTCTGAAATTTtgccaaaataaaggaaaagaaagggcagaGGCACCAGGAGGTGGTTCATGAAACAAAGGATGAAAACCCAGGGTCTGGAACAGGAAAGATGTGCAATCAGCATTTGTGGAGCGAATGAGGGGGTCCGCGGGGCTTTCCCAGGCTTCCTGCCCAGGCCGCGGGACGTCAGGGCCAGAGGACCCCTGAAGACGGGCGTGGGAGGCCAGGTCCAGACCCAGTAAAGTCCCTGTCCCTACGCCCACCTTCTCTGGGCTCATGACTGAGGTCTTGACAATGATGCTTCAAGCCCAGGGGAACGGAATTGCCACCCAAGGATGGGCACGGCTGTTCCCACTGACCGCCCCCCCAAGGACACCCCTGCTGCTGCCCAGGGCCGCACCATGGGGACACTCAGAATTCTCCAGAAGGGCAGGGGCGGGCATGTCACCAGCAGGGTGTGGGGGGTCccacagggagaggagcaggtcCCCAGGGATGAGCCGTCGGAGACGGGGCCTGGGGGCCAGTGAGAGCCCCAGGAAAACTggagggcagggatggagggGGTGTCTCACGTAGGGGCACACGTGTCAAAGCAGACTCGTTCCGGAAGGGGCCTGATGGCAAGGGGCAGCCTTTGACATCGGCGGTCACCAGGGTCTGTGTCGTGGGGGGCCTTGAAGGCCAGGCCTAGAATCtcgagcacctgacttcggctcaggtcatgatgtcgtggtctgtgagttcgagccccgcgtcgggctctgtgctgacagctcggagcctggagcctgtttcagattctgtgtctccctctctctgcccctcccctgctcacactctgtctctttctctctcaaatttaaacatcaagaaaagaaaagaaaagaaaagaaaagaaaaggaaagaaaagaaaagaaaagaaaagaaaagaaaagaaaagggagtggCA is a window encoding:
- the SH3TC1 gene encoding SH3 domain and tetratricopeptide repeat-containing protein 1 isoform X2; the protein is MVPPPVMEGPGDAAGEGPAPMGRGPAGPSGGSGRGHEVQRVAVSSSVAWERVGPEEAQVVVRGDLTLQLLAVRRKTGLPDPSLQQAMRARLRLLENDSREVASVLGELSARLLSIHSDQDRIVVSFKTFEEIWKFSTYHALGFTHHCLENLLVDQAFWLLAPSEDEETTIQVHVDQEALTRTQEILLAQEGPFFVLCPDHRVRVTTSPRGAGPQPPRRAAAPAADSKAPSPGTCSQDTAAVAAPEPLIPFHQWALRVAWDPIDDSVSGPVTSDVPLMAVGLASAVADYQGSGPEELTFRGGDVIEVLGARVPGLPWCLGRHTASGQVGFVRTSDISVQGQVSELENVIFLDEEERSFFSNEGRFSDEDARQLLRRMSGADTCTVYNLDRLEEADFEPLEEQESPHLDPEPRETLQKVKNVLEELKSRQDRPEEPESWGLCAASGGASPPDPEEPLFCLDAGADWTDPEALGSLLLFLDAPGYKACFCGLYDLSLPGLSALCGGRTDEEELAGLLARARGAAKKAGLPMALARVCFLLGRLCVRRLKLSQARVYFEEALGALGGRFGDLFLVAAVYCSLATVHLKQRNRDRCAQVTPKAAALLLGTPGHGCGTEAGSELLAHALRRAVAGRSPQAEARACFLLARHHARLRQPEEALPFLERLLLLHEAWGSPEAAWPADCYLLLADTYSRRCLPRLALGCVRAASLRARASLRASLRSVDLVLRNAPRLPRPPSQAAPHLRRALASLGPGAGRALRGPLCASLARLHSGHGQHGRAVALMAQAAEAAAGAGSRLALDYLLALAWLHVLGGRSPAALGVLECVREGAVAGAEREGVMANVAAVALTRTGRTRQAAEGYYRALQVARGRGRRRNQAVALANLGALCLRAGAGGLAQHYCREAVKLFSRLPGGEGGQDFTCVLLRLGCLCARRARARQAKCYYEWAFLVAAEMDHLEGQLLAVQRLCHFYSTVMPSEAQCVVYHEFQLSLARRVADKVLEGQLLETISRLYLSLGTERAYRSALDYTKRSLGIFIDLQKKEKEAHAWLQAGKIYYILQQNELVDVYLQVAQNAALYTGDPKLGLELFEAAGDIFFNGTWEREKAVSFYRDRALPLASTTGNQEAELRLCNKLVALLAELDAPREGLEFAHMALALSITLGDRLNERVAYHRLAALHHRLGHGELAEHFYLKALSLCSSPLQFAEETLYYVKVYLVLGDIIFYDLKDPFDAAGYYQLALAAAVDLGNKKAQMKIYTRLATIYHNFLLDREKSLFFYQKARTFATELNIRRVNLAPGRCWGRAPWLAPGSSP
- the SH3TC1 gene encoding SH3 domain and tetratricopeptide repeat-containing protein 1 isoform X1, which gives rise to MVPPPVMEGPGDAAGEGPAPMGRGPAGPSGGSGRGHEVQRVAVSSSVAWERVGPEEAQVVVRGDASPAPGGSGPTAGTPPGQMGTCPTDLTLQLLAVRRKTGLPDPSLQQAMRARLRLLENDSREVASVLGELSARLLSIHSDQDRIVVSFKTFEEIWKFSTYHALGFTHHCLENLLVDQAFWLLAPSEDEETTIQVHVDQEALTRTQEILLAQEGPFFVLCPDHRVRVTTSPRGAGPQPPRRAAAPAADSKAPSPGTCSQDTAAVAAPEPLIPFHQWALRVAWDPIDDSVSGPVTSDVPLMAVGLASAVADYQGSGPEELTFRGGDVIEVLGARVPGLPWCLGRHTASGQVGFVRTSDISVQGQVSELENVIFLDEEERSFFSNEGRFSDEDARQLLRRMSGADTCTVYNLDRLEEADFEPLEEQESPHLDPEPRETLQKVKNVLEELKSRQDRPEEPESWGLCAASGGASPPDPEEPLFCLDAGADWTDPEALGSLLLFLDAPGYKACFCGLYDLSLPGLSALCGGRTDEEELAGLLARARGAAKKAGLPMALARVCFLLGRLCVRRLKLSQARVYFEEALGALGGRFGDLFLVAAVYCSLATVHLKQRNRDRCAQVTPKAAALLLGTPGHGCGTEAGSELLAHALRRAVAGRSPQAEARACFLLARHHARLRQPEEALPFLERLLLLHEAWGSPEAAWPADCYLLLADTYSRRCLPRLALGCVRAASLRARASLRASLRSVDLVLRNAPRLPRPPSQAAPHLRRALASLGPGAGRALRGPLCASLARLHSGHGQHGRAVALMAQAAEAAAGAGSRLALDYLLALAWLHVLGGRSPAALGVLECVREGAVAGAEREGVMANVAAVALTRTGRTRQAAEGYYRALQVARGRGRRRNQAVALANLGALCLRAGAGGLAQHYCREAVKLFSRLPGGEGGQDFTCVLLRLGCLCARRARARQAKCYYEWAFLVAAEMDHLEGQLLAVQRLCHFYSTVMPSEAQCVVYHEFQLSLARRVADKVLEGQLLETISRLYLSLGTERAYRSALDYTKRSLGIFIDLQKKEKEAHAWLQAGKIYYILQQNELVDVYLQVAQNAALYTGDPKLGLELFEAAGDIFFNGTWEREKAVSFYRDRALPLASTTGNQEAELRLCNKLVALLAELDAPREGLEFAHMALALSITLGDRLNERVAYHRLAALHHRLGHGELAEHFYLKALSLCSSPLQFAEETLYYVKVYLVLGDIIFYDLKDPFDAAGYYQLALAAAVDLGNKKAQMKIYTRLATIYHNFLLDREKSLFFYQKARTFATELNIRRVNLAPGRCWGRAPWLAPGSSP